A genomic window from Phycisphaerae bacterium includes:
- a CDS encoding ATP-binding protein gives MRSRYLAEAVKRLCFARRHKIALVSGPRQCGKTTMAKMLLAERAVGGYHNWDEFQFRHAWAKQPSVVLPPGKGRAVPLVVLDEIHKDRLWKRNLKGLYDTLERPCDFLVTGSARLNIYRRGSDSLLGRYFHFRLHPFSLREMEDVTFLSPDGALEALFGRAFKPGRSAEDRLPALMTYGPFPEPLFEHDERAARLWRRNHQQIVIREDLRDISRLPDLGRIELLAALLPERVGSLLSVASLRETMEVSFDTVRRWLMYLKEVYYLFEVKPWSRRIPRSLRREGKVYLWDWAAVPTEPARFENLVASHLLKACHYWTDTGEGEFDLFYLRDKERREIDFLIVRDGKPWLPVEVKHADVEPSPNWGRFAPLLGCKHGLQVVRQPAWRVHCCGDTKVLVAGASEALRYFA, from the coding sequence ATGAGAAGCCGCTATCTGGCCGAGGCCGTCAAACGGTTGTGCTTCGCCCGTCGCCACAAGATCGCGCTGGTGTCCGGGCCGCGCCAGTGCGGCAAGACGACGATGGCCAAGATGCTCCTGGCCGAGCGCGCCGTTGGGGGATATCACAACTGGGACGAGTTCCAGTTCCGCCACGCGTGGGCCAAGCAACCCTCCGTTGTCCTTCCGCCCGGCAAGGGCAGGGCGGTTCCCCTCGTTGTGCTGGACGAGATCCACAAGGACCGGCTTTGGAAGCGCAACCTCAAAGGGCTGTACGACACATTGGAACGCCCCTGCGATTTTCTCGTCACCGGCAGCGCCAGGCTCAACATCTATCGACGCGGAAGCGACAGCCTGCTGGGGCGCTATTTCCACTTTCGTCTGCACCCCTTCAGCCTGCGCGAAATGGAGGACGTAACGTTCCTGTCGCCGGATGGGGCGCTGGAGGCGTTGTTCGGCCGCGCGTTCAAGCCTGGCCGCAGCGCCGAGGACCGCCTGCCCGCCCTGATGACCTACGGGCCGTTCCCCGAACCGCTCTTCGAGCATGACGAGCGAGCGGCCAGGCTGTGGAGGCGCAATCACCAGCAGATCGTCATCCGCGAAGACCTCCGGGACATCAGCCGCCTGCCCGACCTTGGCAGGATCGAGCTGCTCGCTGCTCTTCTCCCGGAGCGAGTCGGCTCGCTGCTCAGCGTGGCAAGCCTGCGGGAAACCATGGAAGTGAGCTTCGACACGGTCCGCCGATGGCTGATGTACCTGAAGGAGGTGTATTACCTCTTCGAGGTCAAACCTTGGAGCCGCCGGATTCCACGGTCGCTTCGCCGGGAAGGAAAGGTCTACCTGTGGGATTGGGCGGCGGTGCCGACCGAGCCGGCCCGGTTCGAGAACCTCGTCGCTTCGCATCTGCTCAAGGCCTGCCACTACTGGACGGACACCGGCGAGGGCGAGTTCGACCTGTTCTACTTGCGCGACAAGGAGCGGCGGGAGATCGACTTCCTTATCGTCCGCGACGGCAAGCCCTGGTTGCCGGTCGAGGTGAAGCACGCCGACGTTGAACCATCGCCAAACTGGGGCAGGTTCGCGCCGTTGCTCGGATGCAAACATGGGTTGCAGGTGGTACGCCAACCC